In Pseudomonas sp. MM213, a genomic segment contains:
- the recC gene encoding exodeoxyribonuclease V subunit gamma yields the protein MPDATSLSAGFMVVHGNRLDELRSLVVSWMRRYPLAPLENEIALVQSNGIAQWLKLALAEDPEEDDMGGCGIAAAIDVQLPGSFMWQLYRMVLGRDEIPAKSLLDKAPLTWRLMRLLPQLIGQPHFEPLQRFLTNDTDLRKRYQLAERLADLFDQYQVYRADWLEDWAEGRHQLRNGRGEAKPLTPANCWQAELWRALLLDVGEQGMAQSRAGVHQRFIERINNLDVAPDGLPSRVIVFGISSLPAQALEALAGLARFSQVLLCVHNPCRHHWADIVADKDLLRHQYKRQARKSGMPVVLDSQTLHQHAHPLLAAWGKQGRDYINLLDSYDDPNSYRSAFRDGRIDLFSDSQPQNLLNQLQDDILELRPLNETRERWPAVDTDADQSIRFHIAHSAQREVEILHDQLLARFSADPELRPRDIIVMVPDIDSYAPHIRAVFGQLERHDPRFIPFTLADQGQRGRDPLLIAVEHLLKLPDSRFPVSEILDLLDVPALRARFGVEERDLPTLHRWIEGAGIRWGMSAEQRAGLGLPQELEQNSWRFGLRRMLLGYAVGSAGACQGIEPYDEIGGLDAALIGPLVALLDALEIAHQELTRPAPPLQWGMRLQALVQLFFQASNEHDDYLLAQLEELRETWLETCESVGLHDELPLTVVREAWLAGLDQGRLSQRFLAGAVNFCTLMPMRAIPFKLVCLLGMNDGDYPRAQPPLDFDLMGSDYRPGDRSRREDDRYLLLEALLSARNQLYISWVGRSIRDNSERPASVLIGQLRDHLASGWRLQNADEDLLEAMTQEHPLQPFSARYFHEGDDLFSYASEWQVLHHAVESATDNGILAPYVQEEPLSLGQLQDFLRNPVRHFFSQRLKVFFEAAEVPLADEEPFVLDALQRYSLSDSLLDAALEHLDQSDQALEAQAKRLQNSGLLPMAGFGECLQRELIEPLPDLLQRYQQLLALWPTPLTSALPVSLELQGLRLEGWLSGLHQRADGGLLSVTTIPNSIGSIKSRKWHRLTRSWVNHLVASASGMAMTTALVASDDSLLLGPMEKDVAFRTLSDLLMAWQAGMRQPLPIAVKTAFAWLTQTDPAKADAAARKAYEGDGLTTDGERRESPALARQFADYDALIADETFADWCNALYKPMLEAPWRSLTNEEPRS from the coding sequence ATGCCGGACGCGACGTCCCTCAGTGCTGGTTTTATGGTGGTTCACGGTAACCGCCTGGACGAGCTGCGCAGCCTGGTGGTCAGCTGGATGCGGCGATACCCGCTGGCTCCCTTGGAAAATGAAATCGCTCTGGTGCAGAGCAACGGCATCGCCCAGTGGCTAAAGCTGGCACTGGCAGAAGACCCGGAAGAGGATGATATGGGCGGCTGCGGAATCGCAGCAGCCATCGATGTGCAGTTGCCAGGCAGCTTCATGTGGCAGCTCTATCGCATGGTGCTTGGTCGAGATGAAATTCCCGCCAAGTCTTTGCTCGATAAGGCCCCGCTGACCTGGCGACTCATGCGGCTGCTTCCGCAGTTGATAGGTCAGCCCCACTTCGAACCTCTGCAACGCTTTCTGACCAATGACACCGATCTGCGCAAACGCTATCAACTGGCTGAGCGGCTGGCAGACCTGTTCGACCAATATCAGGTGTACCGAGCCGACTGGCTTGAAGACTGGGCTGAAGGTCGTCATCAATTACGCAACGGTCGGGGTGAAGCGAAACCCCTGACCCCGGCCAACTGCTGGCAGGCGGAATTGTGGCGTGCGTTGTTGCTGGATGTGGGGGAGCAAGGCATGGCGCAAAGTCGTGCTGGCGTCCATCAACGATTTATCGAGCGCATTAACAACCTCGATGTCGCCCCCGACGGATTACCATCCCGAGTGATCGTTTTCGGGATTTCTTCGCTTCCCGCTCAGGCTCTGGAAGCACTCGCCGGTCTGGCTCGTTTCAGCCAGGTTCTGCTTTGTGTGCACAACCCATGTCGTCACCATTGGGCGGACATCGTCGCCGATAAAGACCTGTTACGGCATCAATACAAACGTCAGGCTCGTAAGAGTGGCATGCCGGTCGTGCTGGATTCCCAAACCCTGCATCAGCATGCACATCCGCTGTTGGCAGCGTGGGGTAAACAAGGGCGGGACTACATTAATCTGCTCGACAGCTACGACGATCCCAACAGCTATCGCTCGGCGTTTCGTGATGGGCGCATTGATCTGTTCAGTGACAGCCAGCCACAGAACCTGCTGAACCAGCTGCAGGACGACATCCTCGAATTGCGCCCTCTGAATGAAACGCGCGAACGCTGGCCGGCAGTCGATACAGACGCGGATCAATCGATCCGTTTTCACATTGCCCACAGTGCTCAGCGCGAAGTGGAGATACTCCACGATCAGTTGCTCGCACGCTTCAGTGCTGATCCTGAGTTAAGACCGCGCGACATTATCGTGATGGTTCCGGACATCGACAGTTATGCACCGCATATTCGTGCCGTGTTCGGCCAGCTTGAACGCCATGACCCACGCTTCATTCCCTTCACGCTCGCAGATCAAGGCCAGCGCGGTCGTGACCCGTTGCTGATTGCTGTCGAACACCTGCTCAAACTGCCCGACAGTCGCTTCCCCGTCAGTGAGATCCTTGATCTGCTGGACGTTCCAGCGTTGCGCGCTCGCTTCGGTGTAGAGGAACGTGACCTGCCGACCCTGCATCGCTGGATCGAAGGCGCGGGCATCCGCTGGGGCATGAGCGCCGAGCAACGAGCGGGGCTTGGATTGCCGCAGGAACTGGAGCAAAACAGTTGGCGATTCGGCTTGCGGCGGATGTTGCTTGGGTATGCAGTCGGCAGCGCCGGTGCCTGCCAAGGTATCGAGCCCTACGATGAGATTGGTGGTCTGGACGCCGCGCTCATAGGTCCATTAGTGGCGCTCCTGGATGCGCTTGAAATTGCTCACCAGGAACTCACCCGACCTGCGCCGCCCCTGCAATGGGGGATGCGCCTGCAAGCGTTGGTGCAGTTGTTTTTCCAGGCCAGTAATGAGCACGACGACTACTTGCTTGCCCAGCTCGAAGAGTTGCGTGAAACCTGGCTTGAGACCTGTGAGTCTGTCGGTCTGCATGACGAGTTGCCGTTGACCGTAGTTCGTGAAGCCTGGCTCGCCGGTCTCGATCAGGGGCGCTTGTCCCAGCGTTTTCTCGCCGGTGCAGTTAACTTCTGCACCCTGATGCCCATGCGCGCGATCCCGTTCAAGCTGGTCTGCCTGCTCGGGATGAATGATGGCGATTATCCGCGTGCGCAACCGCCACTGGACTTCGACCTGATGGGCAGCGATTACCGTCCGGGTGATCGCTCCCGGCGCGAAGATGACCGCTATCTGTTGTTGGAAGCGCTATTGTCAGCGCGTAACCAGCTCTACATCAGTTGGGTTGGCCGCAGCATTCGCGATAACAGCGAGCGCCCGGCTTCTGTGCTGATTGGCCAACTGCGCGACCATCTGGCCAGCGGATGGCGACTGCAAAATGCCGATGAAGACTTGCTTGAGGCAATGACTCAGGAGCACCCGTTACAGCCGTTCAGTGCCCGCTATTTCCACGAAGGCGATGACTTGTTCAGCTACGCCAGCGAATGGCAGGTGCTTCATCATGCTGTTGAGTCGGCAACCGATAACGGCATCCTCGCCCCCTATGTTCAGGAAGAACCGCTAAGCCTCGGCCAACTGCAGGACTTTTTGCGCAACCCGGTGCGTCACTTCTTCAGTCAGCGGCTGAAGGTGTTCTTTGAAGCGGCTGAAGTGCCGCTTGCCGATGAGGAGCCATTTGTCCTCGACGCGCTGCAACGCTACAGCCTCAGCGACAGTTTGCTCGACGCCGCGCTGGAGCATCTGGATCAATCCGATCAGGCTTTGGAGGCGCAGGCCAAACGTCTGCAAAACAGTGGTCTGCTGCCCATGGCCGGCTTTGGCGAATGCCTGCAACGGGAATTGATCGAGCCATTGCCGGATCTGCTGCAGCGTTATCAACAGCTTTTGGCCCTATGGCCGACACCGCTCACCAGCGCTTTACCTGTGAGTCTTGAGCTGCAAGGGCTGCGCCTCGAAGGTTGGCTCAGCGGTCTGCATCAGCGAGCCGACGGTGGTTTGCTGTCGGTCACCACGATTCCCAACAGCATCGGCTCGATCAAATCTCGCAAATGGCATCGTCTGACACGGTCATGGGTCAATCATCTGGTTGCCAGCGCCAGTGGAATGGCCATGACCACTGCGCTGGTGGCCAGTGACGACAGCCTGCTGCTCGGTCCGATGGAGAAGGATGTTGCATTCCGGACCTTGAGCGACCTGCTGATGGCCTGGCAAGCAGGCATGCGCCAACCTCTACCCATCGCAGTAAAAACCGCGTTTGCTTGGCTAACCCAGACTGATCCTGCCAAGGCTGATGCCGCTGCTCGCAAGGCCTATGAAGGCGACGGCCTGACCACTGACGGCGAGCGCCGCGAAAGTCCCGCGCT